One window from the genome of Vespula pensylvanica isolate Volc-1 chromosome 11, ASM1446617v1, whole genome shotgun sequence encodes:
- the LOC122632918 gene encoding 4'-phosphopantetheine phosphatase isoform X1, with protein sequence MAETTGDQSHSIKLPPAVEVFANLKNAQKFAIDVGVSLTKIAYYSTISYRKALYDNIGLGNTGERAYKVFEGNRLHFVKFETRHFANCLDFVKDNLVNIEQFHGKSIKVTGGRAFKYTPLLQEKLGLIVDKEDEVRCLIKGCNFLLKHIPCEAFEFERHGNPEYKFRKTGPNIFPYMLVNIGSGVSIFKVQSDEVFERVGGTATGGGTFWGLGSLLTNGKGFDELLQLAERGDHRNVDILVKDIYGGDYTSQGLSGELIASSFGKAMFGGNNREQQKFSEADIARSLLLTISNDIGQIASLYATLHNMDKVYFGGYFLRNHPLSMHTISYSIKYWSNGKVKPLFLRHEGYLGAIGAFLYGTEQPEEYSWLENYAGSSGFKDSIPSNLGIKVEQLEIDQIENAVTFCPLLKDPTSYNPDTTDLVEDKEARDYWLHCFEESVDKFVARAILSQPQNPTAKDRASKLKEKYINRLHYLNLQPFAYGILTVRTLLDTIEHCMKEFDFPDPYLYQKKKENEEALKHLKDRIIVLDNLDGVEKLRALILGVLSGNMFDWGAKDVATLMETTDFGFKEAQEKIPGRPWLVDDLDEWIHRLQNDAPHKCAAIFVDNSGVDIVLGILPFTRDLLQRGTKVILCANSMPALNDVTYPELVVILRDAAKICKVIKEGLKENRLLAMETGQAGPCLDLSRLNLDLCLAMVKHNVDLIVIVGMGRTLHTNLYANMKCECLKLAVIKNRWLALRLGGDMYAVICKYEKAQKINCDIDLNIIEQQVYSETHKKADACSCVRKKKSTEEST encoded by the exons ATGGCAGAGACCACCGGCGATCAATCTCATTCTATAAAGTTACCACCTGCAGTTGAAGTATttgcaaatttaaaaaacgCACAAAAATTTGCGATCGACGTAG GTGTTTCATTGACTAAAATAGCATACTATTCGACAATTAGTTATCGTAAGGCATTATATGATAACATAGGTTTGGGAAATACTGGAGAACGAGCATACAAAGTATTTGAAGGAAATAGATTGcattttgttaaatttgaaACAAGACATTTTGCAAACTGCTTGGATTTTGTTAAAGATAATTTAGTAAATATTGAGCAATTTCATGGAAAAAGTATTAAAGTAACAGGAGGTAGAGCTTTTAAATATACACCACTCTTACAGGAAAAACTAGGTTTAAT agTGGACAAAGAAGATGAAGTACGCTGTCTAATAAAGGGTTGTAATTTTTTACTGAAACATATACCATGTGAGGCATTTGAATTTGAAAGACATGGAAATCCTGAATATAAATTTCGTAAAACAGGtccaaatatttttccttatatGCTTGTTAACATTGGAAGTGGAGTCAGTATTTTTAAA GTACAATCAGATGAAGTATTTGAAAGAGTTGGTGGTACAGCTACAGGTGGAGGTACATTTTGGGGATTAGGTTCATTACTTACTAATGGAaag GGCTTTGACGAATTGCTGCAACTTGCAGAACGAGGAGATCACCGTAATGTAGATATCTtggtaaaagatatttatggAGGTGATTATACTTCTCAAGGATTATCAGGAGAACTTATTGCATCATCTTTTGGAAAAGCAATGTTTGGTGGCAATAATCgtg aacAACAAAAATTCTCAGAAGCTGATATAGCACGAAGTCTTTTGCTAACAATAAGTAATGATATTGGACAAATAGCCAGCTTGTATGCGACTTTACATAACATGGATAAAGTATATTTTGGAggttattttcttcgaaaccaTCCTCTTTCAATGCATACTATTTCTTATTCCATCAAATACTGGTCTAAT ggAAAAGTCaaacctctttttcttcgtcatgaAGGATATCTTGGAGCAATTGGTGCGTTTTTATATGGTACTGAACAGCCAGAGGAATATAGCTGGTTAGAAAATTATGCTGGTTCTTCCGGTTTTAAAGACTCAATACCTTCTAATCTTGGAATTAAAGTGGAACAGTTAGAAATTGATCAAATTGAAAATGCTGTTACATTCTGTCCATTGTTGAAAGATCCAACATCGTATAATCCAGACACAACAGACCTTGTTGAAGATAAAGAAGCTAG aGATTATTGGCTTCACTGTTTTGAAGAATCTGTGGATAAATTTGTTGCAAGAGCTATTCTTAGCCAACCTCAAAATCCGACAGCGAAAGATAGAGCAtcaaaactaaaagaaaaatatataaatagattgcATTACCTTAATCTACAACCTTT TGCATATGGAATTCTTACTGTAAGAACATTGCTGGATACTATAGAACATTGTATGAAAGAATTTGATTTTCCAGATCCTTACCTATAT caaaaaaagaaggaaaatgagGAGGCATTAAAACATTTGAAAGATCGTATAATTGTATTAGACAACTTAGATGGAGTAGAAAAATTAAGAGCCTTGATATTAGGAGTTCTTAGTGGTAATATGTTTGATTGGGGTGCAAAAGATGTTGCAACTTTAATGGAAACTACAGATTTTGGTTTTAAAGAAGCACAAGAAAAAATACCtg GTAGACCATGGTTAGTGGATGATTTAGATGAATGGATACATAGATTACAAAATGATGCTCCCCATAAATGTGCAGCTATTTTTGTTGATAATAGTGGAGTAGACATTGTACTTGGAATTCTACCATTTACACGTGATTTATTACAACGTGGAAccaaa GTTATTTTATGTGCTAATTCTATGCCAGCTTTAAATGATGTAACTTATCCAGAATTAGTTGTTATATTACGGGATGCTGCTAAAATTTGTAAAGTAATTAAAGAAGgtttaaaagagaatagatTACTTGCCATGGAGACTGGACAAGCTGGGCCATGTTTAGATTTAAg CCGACTGAATTTAGATCTGTGCCTTGCAATGGTCAAACATAATGTCGATCTCATAGTTATCGTAGGAATGGGTCGTACACTTCATACTAATCTTTATGCTAACATGAAGTGTGAATGTTTAAAACTAGCAGTTATTAAAAACCGGTGGTTAGCTCTCCGATTAGGTGGTGATATGTATGCTGTAATATGTAAGTATGAAAAagcacaaaaaataaattgtgatatagatttaaatataattgaacaACAAGTCTACTCTGAAACTCATAAAAAAGCAGATGCATGTTCATgtgtacgtaaaaaaaaatccactGAAGAATCaacataa
- the LOC122632918 gene encoding 4'-phosphopantetheine phosphatase isoform X2 — protein sequence MAETTGDQSHSIKLPPAVEVFANLKNAQKFAIDVGVSLTKIAYYSTISYRKALYDNIGLGNTGERAYKVFEGNRLHFVKFETRHFANCLDFVKDNLVNIEQFHGKSIKVTGGRAFKYTPLLQEKLGLIVDKEDEVRCLIKGCNFLLKHIPCEAFEFERHGNPEYKFRKTGPNIFPYMLVNIGSGVSIFKVQSDEVFERVGGTATGGGTFWGLGSLLTNGKGFDELLQLAERGDHRNVDILVKDIYGGDYTSQGLSGELIASSFGKAMFGGNNQQQKFSEADIARSLLLTISNDIGQIASLYATLHNMDKVYFGGYFLRNHPLSMHTISYSIKYWSNGKVKPLFLRHEGYLGAIGAFLYGTEQPEEYSWLENYAGSSGFKDSIPSNLGIKVEQLEIDQIENAVTFCPLLKDPTSYNPDTTDLVEDKEARDYWLHCFEESVDKFVARAILSQPQNPTAKDRASKLKEKYINRLHYLNLQPFAYGILTVRTLLDTIEHCMKEFDFPDPYLYQKKKENEEALKHLKDRIIVLDNLDGVEKLRALILGVLSGNMFDWGAKDVATLMETTDFGFKEAQEKIPGRPWLVDDLDEWIHRLQNDAPHKCAAIFVDNSGVDIVLGILPFTRDLLQRGTKVILCANSMPALNDVTYPELVVILRDAAKICKVIKEGLKENRLLAMETGQAGPCLDLSRLNLDLCLAMVKHNVDLIVIVGMGRTLHTNLYANMKCECLKLAVIKNRWLALRLGGDMYAVICKYEKAQKINCDIDLNIIEQQVYSETHKKADACSCVRKKKSTEEST from the exons ATGGCAGAGACCACCGGCGATCAATCTCATTCTATAAAGTTACCACCTGCAGTTGAAGTATttgcaaatttaaaaaacgCACAAAAATTTGCGATCGACGTAG GTGTTTCATTGACTAAAATAGCATACTATTCGACAATTAGTTATCGTAAGGCATTATATGATAACATAGGTTTGGGAAATACTGGAGAACGAGCATACAAAGTATTTGAAGGAAATAGATTGcattttgttaaatttgaaACAAGACATTTTGCAAACTGCTTGGATTTTGTTAAAGATAATTTAGTAAATATTGAGCAATTTCATGGAAAAAGTATTAAAGTAACAGGAGGTAGAGCTTTTAAATATACACCACTCTTACAGGAAAAACTAGGTTTAAT agTGGACAAAGAAGATGAAGTACGCTGTCTAATAAAGGGTTGTAATTTTTTACTGAAACATATACCATGTGAGGCATTTGAATTTGAAAGACATGGAAATCCTGAATATAAATTTCGTAAAACAGGtccaaatatttttccttatatGCTTGTTAACATTGGAAGTGGAGTCAGTATTTTTAAA GTACAATCAGATGAAGTATTTGAAAGAGTTGGTGGTACAGCTACAGGTGGAGGTACATTTTGGGGATTAGGTTCATTACTTACTAATGGAaag GGCTTTGACGAATTGCTGCAACTTGCAGAACGAGGAGATCACCGTAATGTAGATATCTtggtaaaagatatttatggAGGTGATTATACTTCTCAAGGATTATCAGGAGAACTTATTGCATCATCTTTTGGAAAAGCAATGTTTGGTGGCAATAATC aacAACAAAAATTCTCAGAAGCTGATATAGCACGAAGTCTTTTGCTAACAATAAGTAATGATATTGGACAAATAGCCAGCTTGTATGCGACTTTACATAACATGGATAAAGTATATTTTGGAggttattttcttcgaaaccaTCCTCTTTCAATGCATACTATTTCTTATTCCATCAAATACTGGTCTAAT ggAAAAGTCaaacctctttttcttcgtcatgaAGGATATCTTGGAGCAATTGGTGCGTTTTTATATGGTACTGAACAGCCAGAGGAATATAGCTGGTTAGAAAATTATGCTGGTTCTTCCGGTTTTAAAGACTCAATACCTTCTAATCTTGGAATTAAAGTGGAACAGTTAGAAATTGATCAAATTGAAAATGCTGTTACATTCTGTCCATTGTTGAAAGATCCAACATCGTATAATCCAGACACAACAGACCTTGTTGAAGATAAAGAAGCTAG aGATTATTGGCTTCACTGTTTTGAAGAATCTGTGGATAAATTTGTTGCAAGAGCTATTCTTAGCCAACCTCAAAATCCGACAGCGAAAGATAGAGCAtcaaaactaaaagaaaaatatataaatagattgcATTACCTTAATCTACAACCTTT TGCATATGGAATTCTTACTGTAAGAACATTGCTGGATACTATAGAACATTGTATGAAAGAATTTGATTTTCCAGATCCTTACCTATAT caaaaaaagaaggaaaatgagGAGGCATTAAAACATTTGAAAGATCGTATAATTGTATTAGACAACTTAGATGGAGTAGAAAAATTAAGAGCCTTGATATTAGGAGTTCTTAGTGGTAATATGTTTGATTGGGGTGCAAAAGATGTTGCAACTTTAATGGAAACTACAGATTTTGGTTTTAAAGAAGCACAAGAAAAAATACCtg GTAGACCATGGTTAGTGGATGATTTAGATGAATGGATACATAGATTACAAAATGATGCTCCCCATAAATGTGCAGCTATTTTTGTTGATAATAGTGGAGTAGACATTGTACTTGGAATTCTACCATTTACACGTGATTTATTACAACGTGGAAccaaa GTTATTTTATGTGCTAATTCTATGCCAGCTTTAAATGATGTAACTTATCCAGAATTAGTTGTTATATTACGGGATGCTGCTAAAATTTGTAAAGTAATTAAAGAAGgtttaaaagagaatagatTACTTGCCATGGAGACTGGACAAGCTGGGCCATGTTTAGATTTAAg CCGACTGAATTTAGATCTGTGCCTTGCAATGGTCAAACATAATGTCGATCTCATAGTTATCGTAGGAATGGGTCGTACACTTCATACTAATCTTTATGCTAACATGAAGTGTGAATGTTTAAAACTAGCAGTTATTAAAAACCGGTGGTTAGCTCTCCGATTAGGTGGTGATATGTATGCTGTAATATGTAAGTATGAAAAagcacaaaaaataaattgtgatatagatttaaatataattgaacaACAAGTCTACTCTGAAACTCATAAAAAAGCAGATGCATGTTCATgtgtacgtaaaaaaaaatccactGAAGAATCaacataa
- the LOC122632962 gene encoding putative zinc finger protein 66, with product MIFIDIRMSVNIRCRLCGVKCQEYLNIFDEEEIYVKISCCLQITISKEDVLPKTICCTCSSNLELSYDFFTKSHMAQLFLNELYGSITNEKQTIEHTVNETQSLKTITKDSVDYNKESLIHNDKSNVNENIKEHDTKDHLSTLHSNPKKKKCEKLVVRQKKTDELIQITETQGKNTIVTSNIQKSTRENKLKVRKFNEINKAATTSTDKLTYTTSVYNFCLPDVIQEYQWTCAICEDFNVDNFPELYQHYKALHNREPSFKCNICDKVYEVYASFIKHLKLHRDFNQYKCTTCNKTFSQKGILLSHQTVHSNERPHTCCKCGKSFKKYSSLQTHNKLHLPDDMKEKFICEFCKKQFSTKHTLIMHRRLHTGERNFMCDICGKSFTTKGSLVYHIAGHAEDKNFKCKECNKCFKTARVLNNHVILHSTIKPYQCDVCGKQFHVRRRLQDHHRIHTGDMPYKCEFCEKSFRFSGILTIHRRQHTGERPYICTDCLRSFTNWSNYNKHMKRIHHSGATNSEKNNKYKKKTSDSEIKAAVTESNINK from the exons atgaTCTTTATTGATATAAGGATGTCTGTAAATATACGATGCCGATTATGCGGTGTAAAATGTcaggaatatttaaatatatttgacgaagaagaaatttatgttaaaatatcTTGCTGCTTACAGATTACG ATTTCGAAAGAGGATGTTCTTCCTAAAACTATTTGTTGTACTTGTAGTTCTAATTTAGAATTGTCATACGATTTCTTTACGAAATCTCATATGGCTCAATTGTTTCTCAACGAATTATATGGATCAATAACTAATGAAAAACAAACTATTGAACATACTGTTAATGAAACTCAAAGTCTTAAAACAATCACTAAGGATTCTGTAGACTATAACAAG GAATCATTAATTCATAATGACAAATCtaatgtaaatgaaaatattaaggaACATGACACAAAAGATCATCTGTCTACTTTGC ACTCtaatccaaagaaaaagaaatgtgaaaAATTAGTAGTAAGgcaaaaaaaaacagatgaaTTAATACAGATAACAGAAACTCAAGGAAAAAATACTATTGTTACTTCTAATATACAGAAAAGTactagagaaaataaattaaaagtaagaaaatttaatgaaattaataaagcaGCAACAACTTCTACTGATAAATTAACATATACAACTTCTGTCTACAACTTTTGCCTTCCGGATGTAATTCAAGAATATCAATGGACATGTGCAATATGTGAAGATTTTAATGTTGACAATTTTCCg GAATTATATCAACATTACAAAGCATTGCATAATCGAGAGCCTtcttttaaatgtaatatatgtgATAAAGTCTATGAAGTTTATGCAAgctttataaaacatttaaaactACATCGagattttaatcaatataa aTGCACTACttgtaataaaacattttcacaAAAGGGAATACTACTTTCTCATCAGACCGTACATTCCAATGAAAGGCCTCATACCTGTTGCAAATGTggaaaatcatttaaaaaatatagctCATTACAGAcacataataaattacatctCCCTGATGATATGAAGGAGAAATTTATATGTGAATTCTGTAAAAAGCA gTTTTCTACTAAACACACCTTAATAATGCATCGTAGACTTCATACTGGAGAACGTAATTTTATGTGTGATATTTGTGGAAAATCTTTTACTACAAAAGGTTCTTTAGTATATCATATCGCAGGTCATGCAGAagataagaattttaaatgtaaaGAATGTAATAAGTGTTTTAAAACAGCCAGAGTCTTaa ataaCCATGTGATATTACATTCTACAATAAAACCATATCAATGTGATGTTTGTGGTAAGCAATTTCATGTACGTCGTCGCTTACAAGATCATCATAGAATTCATACAGGAGATATGCCATATAAATGTGAATTTTGTGAGAAATCTTTCCGATTTTCTGGAATTTTAACA ataCATAGGAGACAACATACAGGTGAAAGACCATATATTTGTACAGACTGTTTACGTTCTTTCACTAACTGGTCTAATTACAATAAACACATGAAGCGTATACATCATTCTGGTGCTACTAattcggaaaaaaataataaatacaagaaaaagacaagTGATAGTGAAATTAAAGCAGCAGTCACAGAAagtaatattaacaaataa
- the LOC122632846 gene encoding alpha-1,2-mannosyltransferase ALG9 has protein sequence MAPNQRQRQLFYSKKDLRKINGRRFSKSEELDIGLVYPGVDTAFKLILSARFCSAIWSHITDCDETYNYWEPSHYLLYGTGQQTWEYSPEYALRSYTYLLMHVVPAKFYHYLLEPNPVLIFYFIRCLLSVCCALSEVYFYKNVCREFGVHIARLTLVFLILSSGMYISSSAFLPSSFSMYLSTVAIAAWYGRQYEFAIFATAISSLLGWPFTSLLGLPIAIEMLFHRQEWSKFIKWVIISAFVILAPMIWIDSIYYGRFVLAPLNIIMYNVFTTHGPDIYGTEPFSYYIANGFLNFNFIFIGALIAPFGLFLVWLVIPAKPRERLCLPYWYSLAPLYLWFIVFFLQPHKEERFLFPVYPMICLTGAISVDVLQKLYFFIRTKFCPLHIGCHYSQYTAHIMTVAIIVCGFFGLSRTLALYKGYYAPMEIMIETNKLGLEGGISIDGNINFCVGKEWHRFPGSFFFPSNDWKLQYLKSEFKGELPQPYSDHENATSIIQPHFNDLNKEEPSRYIPMEKCHFLLDLDIGTDTDLEPNYSKMSDQFIVLKSSKFLDASKSHSFFRAFYIPFVSYKYCTYGSYNLLQSSKLISTASLLRQTNTRPS, from the exons ATGGCGCCTAATCAACGTCAACGTCaactattttattcaaaaaaagatttaagaaaGATCAATGGCAGGAGATTCTCAAA atcaGAAGAATTAGATATTGGACTTGTATATCCAGGCGTAGATACagcatttaaattaattttatctgcAAGATTTTGTTCAGCTATATGGTCTCATATAACAGACTGTGATGAAACTTATAATTATTGGGAACca AGTCATTACTTGCTTTATGGAACCGGTCAACAAACATGGGAATATAGTCCTGAATATGCATTGAGAtcatatacttatttattaatgcaTGTGGTACCAGCAAAGttctatcattatttattagaacCAAATccagttttaatattttatttcatacgatGTCTGTTATCTGTGTGTTGTGCTTTATCAgaagtatatttttacaa aaaTGTATGTCGTGAATTTGGAGTTCATATTGCAAGGCTTACACttgtatttcttattcttagtTCAGGCATGTATATATCCAGCTCTGCTTTTTTACCATCATCTTTTTCAAT GTACTTAAGTACAGTTGCTATAGCAGCTTGGTATGGTCGACAGTATGAATTTGCTATTTTTGCCACTGCTATATCTTCCTTATTAGGATGGCCATTTACATCATTACTTgg ATTACCAATTGCCATAGAAATGTTATTCCATAGACAAGAATGGagcaaatttataaaatgggTGATTATTTCTGCTTTTGTAATATTAGCACCAATGATTTGGATTGATTCAATATACTATGGCAGATTTGTCCTTGCACCATTAAATATCATAATGTATAATGTTTTCACTACTCATGGACCTGATATTTATGGCACAGAACCATTTAGCTATTACATTGCCAAtggatttttaaattttaacttTATCTTTATTGGTGCATTAATCGCTCCATTTGGATTA TTTTTAGTTTGGCTTGTGATACCAGCTAAACCAAGAGAGCGATTATGCTTACCTTACTGGTATTCATTGGCTCCATTATATCTTTGGTTCATAGTATTTTTTCTACAACCTCACAAG gaagaaagatttttatttcctgtATATCCAATGATTTGCTTGACTGGTGCAATATCAGTTGATGTTTTGcaaaagttatatttttttatcagaacAAAATTTTGTCCATTACATATTGGATGTCACTATTCTCAATACACTGCTCATATCATGACTGTAGCCATCATTGTCTGTGGTTTTTTTGGTTTATCTAGAACTCTTGCTTTGTATAAAG gatATTATGCTCCAATGGAAATTATGATTGAAACAAATAAACTTGGCTTAGAGGGAGGAATATCAATTGATggcaatattaatttttgcgTTGGTAAAGAATGGCATCGCTTTCCTGGtagtttctttttcccatCAAATGA ttGGAAACTTCAGTATCTAAAATCAGAATTTAAAGGAGAATTACCTCAGCCTTATTCAGATCATGAAAATGCAACAAGTATAATTCAGCCTCATTtcaatgatttaaataaagaagaaccATCTCGCTAT ATACCAATGGAGAAGTGCCATTTCTTATTAGATCTTGATATTGGTACAGATACAGATTTAGAACCAAATTACTCTAAAATGTCTGATCAATTCATTGTATTAAAATCTTCTAAATTTCTAGATGCATCCAA ATCACATTCTTTCTTTAGAGCATTTTATATACCATttgtatcatataaatattgcaCATATggttcatataatttattacagaGTAGTAAGCTTATTTCAACTGCTTCATTATTGAGACAAACAAATACCAGGCCTTcttga